From a region of the Constantimarinum furrinae genome:
- a CDS encoding TonB-dependent receptor, translating into MKRLFTLALVFQSTFILQAQEAVSDSTAVEDLETVVVKAIRVKADSPITHSNLDKEELAERNLGQDIPYLLNYLPSVVTTSDAGAGVGYTYIRVRGSDASRVNVTLNGIPFNDAESQGTFWVNLPDFASSVENLQLQRGVGTSTNGSGAFGASLNILTDGVSETAFGEINNSFGSYNTRKHNVKFSTGLLGDHVEISGRLSNIASDGYIDRATSDLKSYFLQATFFDRNTLIKALTFGGREETYQSWNGIDAETLENDRTFNSVGMYTDENGTIRFYDNEVDNYAQDYYQLIWNQRFNNQWSSNMAVNYTYGRGYFEQFTEDADLDFHGIDPIEIGGETITTSDLIRRRWLDNDFYAVNASLNYKDSAFDVSSGLFYSFYDGDHYGEVIWARYAGNSEIRDRYYNGNGEKGEFSVFSKATWRLNEQWSFFGDLQGRFVNYTTSGLTSEKVPLIVDEQYSFFNPKAGISYKLSNVNQFYFSFGRANREPRRSDFEQGIFTPEKLNDFELGWRHDSEAAKVNTNLYFMDYSDQLVLTGAIDDVGAPIRTTSGKSYRLGLEVDAQIPIASNLLLRPNFTLSTNKNVDFVTSRDGELVNLGNTNIAFSPEVIAGNSLEYTPVKNLKLALLSKYVGEQFMGNIDSETSKLDAYFINDLNVVYQLDNVPFVKTVVLTALVNNIFNVEYVSNGYFFTYDDDFTDPGTITTVEGAGYYPQATTNFLLGATVRF; encoded by the coding sequence ATGAAACGATTATTTACACTTGCATTAGTTTTTCAATCTACTTTTATTTTACAAGCTCAGGAGGCTGTTTCAGATTCAACTGCCGTTGAAGATCTAGAAACCGTGGTGGTAAAAGCCATCCGCGTTAAAGCCGATTCTCCAATCACTCACTCCAATCTGGACAAGGAAGAACTGGCCGAACGCAATCTTGGGCAGGATATTCCATATCTTTTAAATTACCTGCCTTCTGTCGTCACAACAAGTGACGCAGGGGCCGGAGTGGGTTACACTTATATCAGGGTTCGCGGAAGTGATGCTTCCCGGGTGAATGTAACTTTAAACGGGATTCCGTTTAACGATGCTGAGAGTCAGGGTACTTTTTGGGTAAACCTCCCCGATTTTGCCTCATCGGTCGAGAACCTTCAGTTACAAAGAGGAGTGGGGACATCTACTAATGGATCGGGTGCTTTTGGCGCCAGTTTAAATATACTTACCGATGGAGTTTCCGAGACAGCCTTTGGCGAGATCAATAACTCATTTGGTTCGTACAATACCCGAAAACACAATGTGAAGTTCAGTACCGGTCTGCTGGGGGATCATGTTGAAATTTCCGGGCGTTTGTCAAATATTGCTTCAGACGGATATATCGACAGGGCGACTTCCGATCTGAAATCGTATTTCCTTCAGGCGACCTTTTTCGACCGAAATACCTTAATTAAGGCTCTAACCTTTGGAGGTCGGGAAGAAACCTATCAATCCTGGAACGGGATAGATGCGGAAACACTCGAAAACGATCGCACTTTTAACTCGGTTGGAATGTATACCGATGAAAACGGAACTATCCGGTTCTACGATAACGAAGTAGATAATTATGCTCAGGATTATTATCAGCTGATCTGGAATCAGCGATTTAACAATCAATGGAGTAGCAATATGGCCGTGAATTATACCTACGGAAGAGGATATTTTGAACAATTTACAGAGGATGCAGATCTGGATTTTCACGGGATCGACCCAATAGAGATCGGCGGGGAAACCATTACGACTTCCGATCTAATTCGACGACGTTGGTTGGACAATGATTTTTATGCGGTTAATGCGTCCCTAAATTATAAGGACAGTGCCTTCGATGTTAGTTCGGGGCTCTTTTACAGTTTTTACGATGGTGATCATTACGGCGAAGTGATCTGGGCACGTTATGCCGGAAACAGTGAAATAAGGGACCGTTATTACAACGGAAATGGTGAAAAAGGTGAATTTTCAGTTTTTTCTAAAGCTACCTGGAGGTTGAACGAACAGTGGAGCTTTTTTGGGGATCTGCAAGGGAGGTTCGTCAATTATACCACATCCGGACTTACTTCAGAGAAGGTTCCACTCATTGTGGATGAACAGTATAGTTTTTTTAATCCGAAGGCAGGAATTTCTTATAAACTAAGTAATGTGAATCAGTTTTATTTTTCCTTCGGAAGGGCAAATCGAGAACCGCGCCGAAGTGATTTCGAACAAGGCATTTTCACCCCCGAAAAACTTAACGATTTTGAATTGGGATGGCGACATGATTCCGAAGCGGCTAAAGTAAATACCAATCTTTATTTTATGGATTACAGTGATCAATTAGTCTTAACCGGCGCCATTGATGATGTAGGAGCTCCCATTAGAACAACCAGTGGGAAAAGTTACCGCCTGGGCCTTGAAGTAGATGCTCAAATTCCAATAGCCAGCAATTTGTTACTTCGCCCCAATTTTACTTTAAGTACAAATAAAAATGTCGATTTTGTGACTTCGAGAGACGGTGAGCTGGTTAATTTGGGCAATACGAATATTGCCTTCTCTCCCGAAGTTATAGCCGGAAACAGTTTGGAATACACTCCGGTAAAAAACCTGAAGTTGGCACTGCTTTCTAAATACGTTGGCGAACAGTTTATGGGAAATATAGACAGTGAAACATCCAAACTGGATGCATATTTCATCAATGACCTTAATGTGGTATATCAATTAGATAATGTCCCTTTTGTTAAAACTGTAGTGCTAACCGCCTTAGTCAATAATATTTTTAATGTAGAATATGTCTCAAACGGTTATTTTTTCACTTACGACGATGATTTTACAGACCCTGGTACCATTACCACTGTGGAAGGTGCCGGCTATTATCCACAGGCAACTACAAATTTTCTACTAGGAGCTACGGTAAGATTTTAG
- the arfB gene encoding alternative ribosome rescue aminoacyl-tRNA hydrolase ArfB, with protein MDTHTVINELQFKGIRSSGPGGQHVNKTASKVEVSFNVMASEGLSAIEKERLSEKLTNRITSEGLLVLQCGETRSQHRNKAIVLERLLELLKQNLKKPKPRNKTKPSKRAVERRLKAKREKALKKSNRKPPKID; from the coding sequence ATGGATACTCACACGGTCATAAATGAATTACAATTTAAGGGAATTAGAAGCAGTGGTCCGGGAGGGCAGCACGTAAATAAAACAGCGTCTAAAGTTGAGGTGAGTTTTAATGTGATGGCTTCGGAAGGGCTTTCGGCAATAGAAAAGGAGCGACTCTCAGAAAAACTTACAAATCGAATTACTTCCGAAGGACTGCTTGTGCTACAATGTGGAGAGACTCGCAGTCAGCACCGAAACAAAGCCATTGTGCTTGAACGCTTACTCGAACTACTGAAACAAAATCTTAAAAAACCAAAGCCCAGAAATAAGACGAAACCCTCCAAAAGAGCCGTGGAACGACGTCTTAAAGCTAAACGTGAAAAAGCTTTAAAAAAGTCGAACAGAAAGCCTCCTAAAATTGATTGA
- a CDS encoding DUF4301 family protein produces the protein MLTEKDVKQIEAHGLTLQLVYKQLETFSLGIPPTEVVTAASVGNGIEHIPQEIQEKLVELYEKKKEELDIVRFIPASGAATRMFKFLHEFLQDYDPEIETLNKYLKRTDNKELATFFSSLKDFAFVKEVRKKIREIYPDFKHYKKGKRCYYFVKTMMEENGLNFANLPKGLIPFHKYTKYYTTAFEEQLYESAFYATAKDDVYLHFTFSEKHVPFFEREFNAIKKRVSKKTRKKFHISYSFQKKDTDTIAVTEEIKPFRNEHDQLIFRPSGHGALLDNLNDVNADIVFLKNIDNVVAAEYVEDIAFYKKLLAGKILWIQKKLFNYIEFLKNDDQNPETIKEIKSFMWNALSIKEIPEDIPKMIKILDRPLRVCGVVKNTGAPGGGPFWVRDEDGTVSLQIVELSQIDTDDKHQNAIVKDATHFNPVDIVCALRNHKGEKFDLELYCDPKTGFISTKSQNGKTVLALERPGLWNGAMAYWNTAFVEIPLQTFNPVKTVNDLLQKEHRPNA, from the coding sequence ATGCTAACGGAAAAAGATGTAAAGCAAATAGAGGCGCATGGGCTTACTTTACAATTAGTTTATAAACAGCTGGAAACCTTTTCTCTGGGAATCCCTCCTACAGAAGTCGTAACAGCGGCTTCGGTTGGAAACGGTATAGAGCATATTCCGCAAGAGATTCAGGAGAAATTGGTGGAACTATACGAAAAGAAAAAGGAGGAATTGGATATCGTACGGTTTATTCCTGCTTCCGGAGCGGCGACGCGAATGTTTAAGTTTCTGCACGAATTTCTGCAGGACTACGACCCCGAGATCGAAACCCTGAATAAATACCTTAAAAGAACCGATAACAAAGAATTAGCTACTTTTTTCAGCTCCCTTAAGGACTTTGCCTTTGTAAAAGAAGTTCGGAAAAAGATAAGAGAGATTTACCCCGATTTCAAGCACTATAAAAAGGGAAAACGCTGCTACTATTTTGTGAAAACCATGATGGAGGAAAACGGACTCAACTTTGCCAACCTTCCTAAGGGCTTGATCCCCTTCCATAAATACACAAAATATTACACCACAGCTTTTGAAGAACAATTATATGAGTCTGCCTTTTATGCGACTGCAAAAGATGATGTATATCTGCATTTTACTTTTTCTGAAAAACATGTTCCGTTCTTTGAGCGTGAATTTAATGCGATTAAAAAAAGAGTAAGTAAGAAGACGCGTAAAAAATTTCATATATCATATTCCTTTCAGAAGAAAGATACCGACACCATAGCAGTAACCGAAGAAATTAAGCCATTTAGAAATGAGCATGACCAACTTATTTTTCGCCCCTCCGGACATGGTGCGCTATTGGACAACCTCAATGATGTAAATGCCGATATAGTTTTTTTAAAGAACATAGACAATGTGGTGGCAGCCGAATATGTAGAAGACATCGCATTTTACAAGAAGTTACTGGCAGGAAAGATCCTTTGGATCCAGAAAAAGCTCTTTAATTATATCGAATTCCTGAAAAATGACGATCAAAACCCTGAAACTATAAAGGAAATTAAGTCTTTTATGTGGAATGCACTCAGTATAAAGGAGATTCCCGAAGATATTCCTAAAATGATCAAAATACTAGACAGACCACTAAGGGTCTGCGGAGTGGTTAAAAATACTGGTGCTCCGGGAGGTGGTCCATTTTGGGTAAGGGATGAAGATGGCACGGTCTCACTTCAGATCGTAGAACTCTCTCAGATCGATACCGATGATAAACACCAGAATGCGATCGTAAAGGATGCAACACATTTTAATCCGGTCGACATCGTATGCGCACTTAGAAATCATAAAGGAGAAAAATTCGATCTTGAACTATACTGTGACCCGAAAACCGGATTTATCTCTACCAAATCACAAAACGGAAAGACTGTCCTGGCTTTGGAGCGTCCCGGACTTTGGAATGGTGCTATGGCATACTGGAATACTGCCTTTGTGGAAATTCCTTTGCAGACGTTCAATCCTGTTAAAACCGTAAACGACCTGTTGCAGAAAGAGCACAGACCGAACGCCTAA
- a CDS encoding AAA family ATPase yields MEKTLKQQASNCIKIVLFGPESTGKTTLAKALSEHFHTLWVPEYMREYLQKKWNEEKKTCTKEDLLPIARGQMLAENKAALQEKKLLFCDTNLLELKVYSEYYYNGFCPPEIKKYALENSYHLYFLTFTDTPWEADDLRDRPNDRSALFCTFENELKRYRLPYHILKGSLHNRLNEAIQLTEKLLQG; encoded by the coding sequence ATGGAAAAAACACTTAAACAACAAGCTTCAAACTGTATAAAGATCGTTCTGTTTGGCCCCGAATCTACCGGAAAGACGACCCTGGCTAAAGCTTTATCTGAACATTTTCATACCCTATGGGTACCGGAATATATGCGGGAGTACCTTCAGAAAAAATGGAATGAGGAGAAAAAGACATGCACAAAAGAAGATCTTTTGCCTATTGCCAGGGGTCAGATGCTAGCCGAAAATAAAGCGGCTCTTCAGGAAAAGAAACTCCTTTTCTGCGATACTAATTTGTTGGAACTCAAGGTATATTCTGAATATTATTACAACGGTTTCTGTCCCCCGGAAATAAAAAAATACGCCCTGGAGAACAGCTATCATCTTTATTTCCTGACGTTTACAGACACGCCATGGGAGGCAGATGATTTAAGGGACAGACCCAATGACAGGTCGGCACTATTTTGTACTTTTGAAAATGAATTAAAGCGATACCGACTTCCGTATCATATTTTAAAGGGAAGCCTGCATAATCGACTTAATGAAGCAATTCAACTAACCGAAAAATTGTTACAGGGCTAA
- the pnuC gene encoding nicotinamide riboside transporter PnuC: MSPIFDFLFGQYSEYDTIDIVLEIVAVFFGLLSVVFSMMNRVWVFPTGMISTAIFVYLLLKWTLLGDMMINGYYFIMSIYGWYIWTRKVDPVHFTPISVTTKKEQLHSVYIFIATLAFVFIIYKAFDKWESWTAWVDTLTTAIFFVGMWLMAKRKIENWIYWIVGDLISVPLYFYKGFTFTSLQYLIFTVIAIFGYYAWKKHLNNKLQTV; encoded by the coding sequence ATGAGCCCCATTTTTGATTTTCTGTTTGGCCAGTATTCTGAATACGATACCATCGATATCGTTCTTGAGATCGTGGCAGTATTTTTCGGACTACTTTCTGTGGTGTTTTCGATGATGAACCGGGTTTGGGTCTTTCCTACCGGGATGATAAGCACCGCAATCTTTGTCTATCTCCTGTTAAAATGGACGCTGCTGGGGGATATGATGATCAACGGATACTATTTTATAATGAGTATTTACGGCTGGTATATCTGGACTCGAAAAGTGGATCCGGTTCATTTTACGCCCATAAGCGTAACCACAAAAAAAGAGCAATTACATTCTGTCTATATATTTATTGCTACGCTGGCGTTCGTTTTTATAATTTACAAGGCTTTCGATAAATGGGAAAGCTGGACGGCCTGGGTGGATACCTTAACAACGGCTATCTTTTTTGTAGGCATGTGGCTTATGGCGAAGCGAAAAATAGAGAACTGGATCTATTGGATCGTTGGAGATCTCATTTCGGTGCCGCTCTATTTTTATAAAGGATTTACCTTTACCAGTCTTCAATACCTTATTTTTACGGTGATTGCCATATTTGGTTATTACGCATGGAAAAAACACTTAAACAACAAGCTTCAAACTGTATAA
- a CDS encoding thiamine-binding protein gives MNISVELTLTPLQDDYEPAIINFITSLRSSGLTVLENPLSTQVYGDYDRVMTLLQKEMKVALEAVERGLLYIKIVKSDRSEYEPHF, from the coding sequence ATGAATATTTCAGTAGAGTTAACACTTACGCCGCTGCAGGACGATTACGAACCTGCTATCATCAACTTCATAACGTCACTTCGCTCTTCGGGGCTTACCGTTTTGGAAAATCCGTTGAGCACTCAGGTGTACGGAGACTACGATCGCGTTATGACCTTGCTCCAAAAGGAGATGAAGGTTGCTTTGGAGGCTGTGGAACGAGGTCTGCTTTATATAAAGATTGTAAAATCTGATCGCAGCGAGTATGAGCCCCATTTTTGA
- a CDS encoding geranylgeranylglyceryl/heptaprenylglyceryl phosphate synthase — protein MKSHTVKKTILSRLNVIKNGLAILIDPDKFDIENTATFLRKLPSHTAMLFVGGSTVPYGMTKDLIDKLKLFTAKPIVLFPGDVSQIVPNADGLLFLSLVSGRNPEYLIGQQIKAVQHLKQTELEVIPTAYLLIDGGNISAVEGVTGTSPMSQNDITGIVDTATASEYLGMKLVYLEAGSGALNPVRSEIIAAVKEAISIPLLVGGGIRTEAQKQAAYDAGADLVVMGTAFEYPSALQDRKIVK, from the coding sequence ATGAAGAGTCACACAGTGAAAAAAACCATATTAAGCAGGCTAAACGTAATAAAAAACGGTCTTGCGATCCTTATCGATCCCGATAAATTTGATATCGAAAATACTGCCACTTTTCTTCGGAAACTTCCTTCTCATACTGCTATGCTCTTTGTAGGTGGAAGTACCGTTCCCTATGGAATGACAAAGGATCTTATTGATAAGCTGAAGCTTTTTACCGCAAAGCCTATTGTATTGTTTCCCGGTGATGTATCACAGATCGTCCCTAATGCAGACGGGTTGTTGTTCTTGTCGCTGGTTTCTGGAAGAAACCCCGAATACCTTATAGGGCAGCAGATCAAAGCGGTTCAACATTTAAAACAAACCGAGTTGGAAGTGATCCCAACCGCGTATTTATTGATAGACGGCGGGAATATTTCGGCTGTGGAAGGGGTCACCGGGACATCACCTATGTCTCAGAATGATATAACAGGCATAGTGGATACAGCGACTGCCTCAGAGTATTTGGGAATGAAACTGGTATATCTGGAAGCAGGAAGCGGGGCGTTGAATCCTGTACGGTCCGAGATCATCGCGGCAGTAAAAGAGGCAATTAGCATACCGTTATTGGTTGGGGGCGGGATTAGAACCGAAGCACAAAAGCAGGCCGCTTATGATGCGGGTGCCGATCTGGTGGTGATGGGAACTGCTTTTGAATATCCCTCTGCTTTACAGGACAGGAAAATTGTAAAATAA
- a CDS encoding 4'-phosphopantetheinyl transferase family protein — MPLYKTITVNDSTKVLIWKIEESFESLSKGIDLTSNCARRVEGMKSDLHRRGFMSVRHLLAAAGYTDHDLYYDDNGKPHLTDDKHISITHSFIFSAIIISPTEVGIDIEKQRPKILRIAHKFTPIEEYRTLANDDAIMRKLTIVWCAKESLYKSFAEKGVSFLQHIYVEDFALDETTTTSTVNYEDKSETYNVWFLEFDGFTCAYALISEAN; from the coding sequence ATGCCACTTTACAAAACTATAACAGTTAACGATTCGACTAAAGTCCTCATTTGGAAGATAGAAGAGTCTTTCGAATCGCTTAGCAAAGGAATTGACCTTACCTCAAACTGCGCGAGACGGGTGGAAGGGATGAAAAGTGATCTGCATCGCCGCGGATTTATGAGTGTACGCCATTTATTGGCAGCAGCGGGATATACAGATCATGACTTGTATTACGACGACAACGGAAAACCGCATTTAACCGATGATAAACATATTTCGATCACCCACTCTTTTATTTTTTCGGCAATTATTATTAGTCCGACAGAAGTTGGGATCGATATAGAAAAACAACGCCCTAAGATCTTAAGGATCGCGCATAAGTTCACGCCTATAGAAGAGTATCGCACGCTGGCCAACGATGACGCCATCATGCGGAAGCTCACCATAGTGTGGTGTGCCAAAGAATCATTGTACAAGAGTTTTGCGGAAAAGGGGGTTAGCTTTTTACAGCATATCTATGTTGAAGATTTCGCGCTGGATGAGACGACAACGACTTCTACCGTGAATTATGAAGACAAATCGGAGACCTATAATGTGTGGTTTCTTGAATTTGACGGGTTTACCTGTGCCTATGCCTTAATTTCTGAAGCAAATTAG
- the ahcY gene encoding adenosylhomocysteinase, with the protein MSTKTVPYTAYKVKDISLADWGRKEIELAEAEMPGLMSLREEYKNEQPLKGARIAGCLHMTIQTAVLIETLQALGAEVTWSSCNIFSTQDQAAAAIAATGTPVYAWKGMTEEEFNWCIEQTLFFGEERKPLNMILDDGGDLTNMVFDKYPELASGIKGLSEETTTGVHRLYERMNNGTLVMPAINVNDSVTKSKFDNKYGCRESAVDAIRRATDVMLAGKRVVVCGYGDVGKGTAASFKGAGSIVTVTEIDPICALQAAMDGFEVKKLETVLDKADIVITTTGNKDIVTGAHFKAMKDKTIVCNIGHFDNEIAVSWLNKNYGDTKVEIKPQVDKYTIDGNDIILLAEGRLVNLGCATGHPSFVMSNSFTNQTLAQIELWKNSDKYENKVYMLPKHLDEKVAKLHLEKIGVELTELRKEQADYIGVNVEGPYKPEYYRY; encoded by the coding sequence ATGTCTACTAAAACAGTGCCTTACACAGCGTATAAAGTAAAAGATATTTCCCTTGCCGATTGGGGGCGTAAAGAAATTGAACTGGCCGAAGCAGAGATGCCCGGATTAATGTCGCTTCGTGAGGAATATAAGAACGAACAACCCTTAAAAGGTGCGAGAATTGCAGGGTGCCTACACATGACCATTCAAACGGCTGTATTGATCGAAACACTTCAGGCCTTGGGTGCAGAAGTAACCTGGAGCTCATGTAATATCTTCTCTACTCAGGATCAGGCGGCTGCAGCTATTGCCGCTACCGGAACTCCGGTGTATGCCTGGAAAGGAATGACCGAAGAAGAATTTAACTGGTGTATCGAACAAACCTTGTTCTTTGGTGAAGAGCGAAAACCGCTTAATATGATCCTGGACGACGGAGGTGATCTTACCAATATGGTATTCGACAAATATCCCGAGCTTGCAAGCGGAATTAAAGGATTGAGTGAAGAAACCACCACGGGAGTTCACCGTTTATACGAAAGAATGAACAACGGAACACTGGTAATGCCCGCTATAAATGTGAACGACAGTGTTACCAAATCTAAATTCGATAATAAATACGGATGCCGCGAGAGTGCTGTAGATGCCATTCGACGTGCTACCGATGTAATGCTTGCCGGAAAACGCGTTGTTGTGTGCGGATACGGGGATGTTGGTAAAGGTACAGCGGCTTCTTTTAAAGGTGCCGGTTCTATTGTAACGGTTACCGAGATCGATCCTATTTGTGCGCTACAGGCTGCCATGGACGGTTTTGAAGTGAAAAAACTGGAAACCGTACTGGACAAGGCAGATATTGTGATCACCACTACCGGAAATAAGGATATCGTAACCGGAGCGCATTTTAAGGCAATGAAAGACAAGACCATAGTGTGTAATATCGGACATTTTGATAATGAGATCGCCGTATCCTGGTTAAACAAGAACTATGGCGATACCAAAGTTGAGATCAAACCTCAGGTGGATAAGTACACCATCGATGGCAACGACATCATTCTATTGGCCGAAGGACGATTGGTGAATTTAGGATGTGCTACGGGACACCCGAGTTTTGTGATGAGTAATTCATTTACCAACCAAACTCTGGCACAGATCGAGTTGTGGAAGAACAGTGATAAATACGAAAACAAAGTATATATGCTACCAAAACATCTTGATGAGAAAGTAGCCAAGTTACACCTTGAGAAAATTGGTGTAGAGCTTACCGAACTGCGCAAGGAACAAGCCGATTATATTGGCGTAAATGTTGAAGGACCGTACAAGCCGGAATACTACAGATATTAA
- a CDS encoding transglutaminase domain-containing protein: protein MKKLSIFLLMVFIGFSAMAQTSRANTSRKQVISEKTTTGALARAITKNSKSDAEKVQAIFYWIATNISYDHELQNSRSLQQEIYRSEENVIKNVLQRKKALCGGYAFLFKELCERVGISSEVIHGYSKKYSGKVAKDPKVDHSWNAVKLNGKWQLLDVNWAVSQKLNSGINTYWYLTRPEHFIYTHYPEDPRWTLLKHPPSRSEFLGASK from the coding sequence TTGAAAAAACTAAGTATTTTCCTTTTAATGGTCTTCATCGGCTTTTCGGCTATGGCTCAGACTTCACGAGCTAATACGAGCAGGAAACAAGTCATTTCAGAAAAGACCACCACCGGAGCTCTGGCACGTGCCATTACAAAAAACAGCAAATCGGATGCTGAGAAGGTTCAGGCGATTTTCTACTGGATCGCAACAAATATTTCATACGATCACGAATTGCAAAACAGCCGATCCCTCCAACAGGAGATCTATCGTTCGGAAGAAAACGTTATTAAAAATGTATTGCAGCGAAAAAAGGCGCTTTGTGGAGGTTATGCTTTTCTGTTTAAGGAATTATGTGAACGCGTGGGGATTTCTTCCGAAGTAATCCACGGTTACAGTAAAAAATACAGTGGGAAAGTGGCTAAAGACCCAAAAGTGGATCACTCCTGGAATGCCGTTAAACTAAACGGAAAATGGCAGCTGCTGGATGTGAATTGGGCTGTGAGTCAGAAGTTGAATTCAGGTATCAACACTTACTGGTACTTAACGCGCCCCGAGCATTTTATCTACACCCATTATCCCGAAGATCCCAGATGGACCCTCTTAAAACATCCACCATCCCGGTCCGAATTTCTGGGTGCCTCCAAATAA
- the rpmA gene encoding 50S ribosomal protein L27, whose protein sequence is MAHKKGVGSSKNGRESESKRLGVKIFGGQAAVAGNIIVRQRGTQHHPGENVYAGKDYTLHAKVDGTVKFTKKKDNKSYVSIVTNGEA, encoded by the coding sequence ATGGCTCACAAAAAAGGAGTAGGTAGTTCTAAGAACGGTCGCGAATCGGAATCGAAACGCTTAGGTGTTAAGATCTTTGGTGGACAAGCAGCCGTTGCCGGAAATATCATCGTAAGACAAAGAGGTACACAACATCACCCGGGTGAAAATGTATATGCCGGAAAGGATTATACGTTGCACGCTAAAGTGGATGGTACTGTAAAATTCACTAAGAAAAAAGATAACAAATCATACGTTTCTATCGTTACTAACGGAGAAGCTTAA
- the rplU gene encoding 50S ribosomal protein L21, producing MYAIVEIAGQQFKVAKDQKVFVHRLATEEGKKVDFDKILLIGDGDKVTVGAPAIDGALVGAKVLRHLKGDKVIVFKKKRRKGYQVKNGHRQSLSEIVIESIAASGAKKKSADAKAKDDKKPAEAKPKAAAKTETKAAAPKAKAEAKKPAAKKTETKAKASKADDLKKIEGVGPKAMEALVNAGIDTFAKVAKTKSEKLSEVLTEASSRLAHLVTDTWPEQAKLAADGKWDELQALQDKLDGGIKK from the coding sequence ATGTACGCAATTGTAGAGATAGCAGGGCAGCAATTTAAAGTTGCAAAAGACCAGAAAGTCTTTGTACACCGTTTAGCTACTGAGGAAGGCAAAAAAGTCGATTTCGACAAGATCCTTCTTATTGGTGATGGTGACAAAGTAACTGTTGGCGCCCCGGCTATAGACGGAGCTCTTGTAGGAGCTAAAGTCTTAAGACACCTAAAAGGTGACAAGGTTATTGTTTTCAAAAAGAAAAGAAGAAAAGGGTATCAGGTGAAGAATGGTCACCGTCAATCTCTTTCTGAAATCGTGATCGAAAGCATTGCCGCTTCAGGAGCTAAGAAGAAATCGGCCGACGCGAAAGCCAAGGACGACAAAAAACCTGCCGAAGCAAAGCCAAAAGCAGCAGCTAAGACTGAGACTAAAGCAGCAGCCCCTAAGGCTAAAGCTGAAGCAAAAAAGCCTGCAGCTAAGAAAACTGAAACCAAAGCTAAAGCATCTAAGGCCGACGATTTGAAAAAGATCGAAGGAGTTGGACCTAAAGCAATGGAAGCATTGGTAAATGCGGGAATTGATACTTTTGCGAAAGTAGCAAAGACTAAATCTGAAAAGCTTAGCGAGGTATTAACCGAAGCAAGTTCAAGATTGGCACATTTAGTAACCGACACTTGGCCGGAGCAGGCAAAATTAGCTGCCGACGGTAAATGGGATGAGTTACAAGCTTTACAAGACAAATTAGACGGCGGGATCAAAAAATAA
- a CDS encoding DUF4199 domain-containing protein gives MEKVYLKYGIGIAIALIAYFLLTKVLGLHQYPVLSAANAVIFGAGILLAMKTYKANKSNFKYEKGFQLGLFTGGIATILFAIFMSVYIFMIDTQFAHAILDSWGLNFNKGALIVIVSLVMMGFSTTLVLTLAFMQLLKESWNTPEGKRNTMSK, from the coding sequence ATGGAAAAAGTATATTTAAAATACGGAATTGGAATAGCCATTGCTTTGATCGCATACTTTTTATTGACGAAAGTTCTGGGGTTGCATCAGTACCCGGTTTTAAGTGCTGCGAACGCTGTGATCTTTGGCGCCGGGATTCTGCTGGCGATGAAGACATATAAAGCAAATAAATCCAATTTTAAATATGAAAAAGGATTTCAACTGGGGCTATTTACAGGAGGTATTGCAACTATACTGTTCGCAATATTCATGTCGGTTTATATCTTTATGATAGACACTCAGTTCGCCCATGCTATCCTGGATTCATGGGGGCTAAATTTTAATAAAGGAGCACTTATCGTTATAGTTTCTCTTGTGATGATGGGCTTTTCAACCACACTAGTGCTCACCCTGGCATTTATGCAGCTTTTAAAAGAATCCTGGAATACCCCTGAGGGTAAGCGAAATACCATGTCTAAATAA